In bacterium, the sequence CATTGATTAAATCACCGATGGTTGAATTCACCGACAATCCGGTAATCGCTTGTGCTGCGCCGCCATCCACCGCTACCGAGAAATTCACTCCGGTAACGTTGCTTGCCCCACCGACATCCCCCAACCGCGTAGAAAGTGAACCAACCGGCAGTGAACTCATCATATCACGGGTTGCATTCGCTCCGGTAACGATAATCGTATGAACGCCGCCGCTGCCGTCGGCTGCAGTACCGCTTACCTGATTGATACCAGTCGTTCCGGCTCCACCCAATGTTGCAGCGGATGTTGTCGCGTCGGCGTCGAGATTTGAGGCAAACGTGATTTCGCTGGTTGCTTTCGCGGCAAGCTTGAGCGATAACGGAAGCTGTAAAATATCCGATGCGCTGGCACCAGAGATGTTGCCATCGGCATCCGCCATCTTACCACGCAATCGGTACGGTTGCCCCTGCATGGTCATGTAGCCGTCGCCATCGAGTGAGAACGCGCCGGCACGGGTATAGTAATCTTTTGCACCATCGCTGACGACAAAGAATCCATCGCCGGAGAGCGCCATATCGAGCGTATTACCGGTTTGTTCCAAACTGCCTTGCGTGAGCACGGTATCAATGGAACTAACCCGGGTGCCTAATCCGATTTGACGGGGATTAATGCCTCCGATATCGGATGTTGGTCGGGAACCGCCAAAGAGCGTTTGCGAAAGTTGTTCTGCGAAAGTAACGCGCTCGGATTTATAACCGTGCGTATTCACGTTCGCGATGTTATGCGAAGTAACGTCCACCAACGTTTGGTGGGCCTGCAGTCCGCTGATTGCGGAATAAAGGCTCCGCATCATAAGCAACTCCTCTTTCTGCAGCGGGTCCGGTTTCTGTCATTCCACCGGAGATGCCTCCTTGTGAGGTCAAGCATTTTGTACGCTGCATTCGTTTTGTTTGCGAGAAGGGCTCGCAATTCCCGGAATAAAAAACTGTTACATGACAGCAATCGAAACTCAATTAAGCAAAGAGCATCGAATCGATGTTCGTCAAGACGCCATTCTTTAACTGTTCGACCGGCATCGCGGTTATCACGGTGCGGTTGTTGACAGCAACCACCATCGCCATATCGTCGATGACAACGGCGCTGGTTTTGGAACCTTTCGTGGCGGCGCGTTCGATTCCTTCACCCAACCGTTGAATCTCATTTCTTCCGAATGGCAGCGACCGTTGCGATATTCGGTCAATGGCATGCCGGGAGAACTCAACTGGATTTTCGTTACGCGATTGCGTTTGCTTTAGGACGTCAGCAAACGGTGTAGTGCCTGTATCAACCGGTTTGGTTGGAAGCGATGATGGGGTTGCGATTTCGTTGGGACCGCGAACTCGACCGCTATTCACAACATCGACTGGTTGAATCGGTGGATAGGGATTAATCTTGCGAATTGGATCAATGCCGTTGATACCGGTCATCTCATCCTCCTACCAAACCGAGGAATGTGCTCGGTTCGCGCACTTCCCGAACGTCGGTAAATGCGATTTCCACTCCGTTCGATGTTAAGTACGGAATCCCTCCGCGATAAACGACGCCGTCGATACGATACCATTGCGAGGGGGTCGAGGTAACCGCATTGCCGTTCGCATCGGTTCCACTCACTTGCATCGAGTAGGTGCCCGCTGCTACTGCATTGCCGAATTCGTCCTTACCATCCCACGTAACTTCACCGTCGCCCTTGCTCTTTGCGC encodes:
- a CDS encoding flagellar hook-basal body complex protein, giving the protein MMRSLYSAISGLQAHQTLVDVTSHNIANVNTHGYKSERVTFAEQLSQTLFGGSRPTSDIGGINPRQIGLGTRVSSIDTVLTQGSLEQTGNTLDMALSGDGFFVVSDGAKDYYTRAGAFSLDGDGYMTMQGQPYRLRGKMADADGNISGASASDILQLPLSLKLAAKATSEITFASNLDADATTSAATLGGAGTTGINQVSGTAADGSGGVHTIIVTGANATRDMMSSLPVGSLSTRLGDVGGASNVTGVNFSVAVDGGAAQAITGLSVNSTIGDLIN
- a CDS encoding flagellar protein yields the protein MTGINGIDPIRKINPYPPIQPVDVVNSGRVRGPNEIATPSSLPTKPVDTGTTPFADVLKQTQSRNENPVEFSRHAIDRISQRSLPFGRNEIQRLGEGIERAATKGSKTSAVVIDDMAMVVAVNNRTVITAMPVEQLKNGVLTNIDSMLFA